The following coding sequences are from one Euwallacea fornicatus isolate EFF26 chromosome 8, ASM4011564v1, whole genome shotgun sequence window:
- the AIF gene encoding apoptosis-inducing factor 1, mitochondrial, with protein sequence MIRVRKILNVIKVIQVRKAPFVTCRNDYSFKRPLLTSTSFLTSRSCLSSDGGKKKPLQNSCKGSNELGKVPQPGGSSQENERKQKQKIRKVLLFGVLFAAASIGAVYYVGMEDTPGKKKQTGKKKEKDEAFKDPQSSQDIPKYVPYLLIGGGTASFTAFRAIKSLDPTAKVLIVTNEAYFPYMRPPLSKEIWFSDDKTVTQNLTFKQWNGSERSLFYEPEDFYISCNDLMDSEHGGVAVARGWTIMRLDVTEKLAYLEDGEAIKYNKCLIATGATPRLTSVFKVATADDNLKNHIKLFRNIDDFKEVFEAFEDAKSIAIVGGGFLGSELACAFGRKDDKKTKEIFQIFRETGNMGKVLPEYLSFWTSDKVRAEGVKVVPKTEVVGVKSKDGKVELMLNSGKALLVDFVVVTTGVEPNTELAEKSDLEVDPDLGGYLVNTELQARTDLYVAGDSACFYDSRLGRRRIEHHDHAVVSGRLAGENMAGARNAYWHQSMFWSDLGPEVGYEAIGIVDSSLPTVAVFAKQTEKDTPLAVVEQTGDGDRSKTEELPQECEKYLSDEEKEKLKDSKRLLPNVDNGEDYGKGVIFYLRDDVVVGIVLWNVFNRMSIARQVLKDQKKYDDLNEVAKLFNIHGEE encoded by the exons ATGATTCGTGTAAGGAAAATCTTGAACGTAATAAAAGTTATACAAGTAAGAAAGGCCCCATTTGTCACTTGCCGAAATGATTATTCCTTTAAAA GACCTTTACTGACCTCAACGTCATTTTTGACTTCAAGGAGTTGTTTAAGTAGTGATGGAGGCAAAAAG AAACCTTTGCAAAATTCTTGTAAGGGGTCTAATGAATTGGGTAAAGTACCCCAACCTGGAGGGTCGTCGCaagaaaatgaaagaaaacagaagcaaaaaatcagaaaagtGCTATTATTTGGAGTTTTATTTGCAGCAGCCTCAATAGGAGCT GTATATTATGTTGGAATGGAAGATACTCCTGGTAAGAAAAAACAGACTggcaaaaagaaagaaaaagatg AAGCATTTAAAGATCCCCAGTCATCTCAAGACATTCCAAAATATGTGCCTTATCTGCTTATAGGTGGAGGCACTGCCTCTTTTACTGCTTTCAGAGCCATTAAATCTTTAGATCCAACAGCCAag gTATTGATAGTAACTAATGAAGCTTATTTCCCTTATATGAGGCCACCACTTTCGAAAGAGATTTGGTTTAGTGATGATAAAACTGTAACtcaaaatttgacttttaaacAGTGGAATGGATCTGAAAGGAG TTTGTTTTATGAGCCAGAAGATTTTTATATCTCATGCAATGACTTGATGGATAGTGAGCATGGAGGTGTAGCAGTAGCCAGAGGGTGGACAATTATGCGTTTAGATGTTACAGAGAAGTTGGCCTATTTAGAAGATGGAGAGGCaattaaatataacaaatgtCTAATAGCAACAG gtGCCACTCCCAGACTCACTTCAGTATTCAAAGTAGCAACTGCAGATgataacttgaaaaatcatatcaaactttttagaaatattgacgattttaaagaAGTATTTGAAGCCTTTGAGGATGCAAAGTCAATAGCTATAGTGGGTGGGGGGTTTTTAGGAAGCGAATTAGCTTGCGCATTTGGGAGAAAAG ATGATAAGAAAACTAaggagatttttcaaatatttagagAAACAGGAAACATGGGTAAAGTTTTACCggaatatttaagtttttggaCATCAGATAAAGTGAGGGCAGAAGGGGTAAAG GTAGTACCAAAAACAGAAGTGGTAGGAGTAAAATcaaaagatggaaaagtagAATTAATGCTAAACAGCGGGAAGGCCCTTTTAGTCGATTTTGTAGTCGTGACTACCGGAGTCGAACCAAATACGGAGTTAGCAGAGAAGTCTGATTTGGAAGTGGATCCAGATCTTGGTGGATATTTAGTAAATACAGAACTACAG GCTCGAACTGATTTATACGTCGCTGGTGACAGCGCCTGTTTCTATGATTCTCGTCTAGGCAGGCGACGAATTGAGCATCATGATCATGCTGTTGTGTCCGGGAGATTAGCTG GCGAAAATATGGCAGGGGCGCGTAACGCCTATTGGCACCAAAGCATGTTTTGGAGTGATTTAGGTCCGGAAGTTGGCTATGAGGCCATCGGTATCGTGGACTCGTCTCTACCCACTGTGGCCGTATTTGCTAAACAAACCGAGAAAGACACGCCTCTAGCGGTTGTAGAACAGACTGGAGACGGCGACAGATCAAAGACTGAAGAG TTGCCACAAGAATGTGAAAAATATCTCTCAGacgaagaaaaagaaaaacttaaagATTCAAAAAGATTACTACCGAATGTCGACAATGGTGAGGATTACGGAAAgggggtaattttttacttgcgCGATGATGTAGTGGTAGGAATCGTGCTCTGGAACGTTTTCAATCGCATGTCGATTGCGCGGCAAGTGCTCAAAGATCAAAAGAAATACGACGACCTTAACGAAGTGGCTAAATTGTTTAACATACACGGAGAGGAATAA
- the LOC136340685 gene encoding E3 ubiquitin-protein ligase COP1-like isoform X2, with translation MSASRDARPAATPTQSGSTIGPHRGSVRTPKRPRPQAEIFEEINSDFSCPVCFNVIAEAYITKCGHTYCYECIKKSLEIAKRCPKCNFAITLEDVFPNFLLNDLIKKYKAKANACEALTVNRDSSGEFSTGADDLREFVALESQNLSLPDVNVMLEVLTQRKQLLEAESVALQNRLLLEFLRHLLKDKKEKQSQIAKEMSVIEKDILEVTTKLKDVHNKCPTLEDVERTSAAASELDAIAASALKKEMMQMLDNVAPTIFFTKNKDEARPPEPPSRFSTTLAIRRKRMYAYFDDFVSSYFSCKSRDILFGKVDKSKPGSQTDDSLDQFRESLIKFSTYSALRLMTSLNYSNDLFNNSTIVSSIEFDKDSEYFAIAGVTKRIKVFDFENVIKDVVNMHYPCLEMTSRSKISCISWHSYHKNMLASSDYEGMVTIWDASTGQRTKTYQEHEKRCWSVDFNSVDTRLIASGSDDAKVKLYSLNEEHSVATLEAKANVCCVKFNPNSSSQLAFGSADHGVHYYDLRNMKEPVHVFKAHKKAVSYVKFLDAEHIVSASTDSHLKLWNVETPFCLRSFVGHINEKNFVGLATDGDFIACGSENNSLYVYYKGLSKRLCQYKFETVEGVLEPERREDDSNEFVSAVCWKQDSNIILAANSRGIINVLEMV, from the exons ATGTCGGCAAGTCGAGATGCACGACCCGCCGCCACTCCAACTCAAAGTGGAAGCACCATTGGGCCGCATCGAGGTTCTGTGCGAACGCCCAAAAGGCCTCGACCACAAGCCGAGATATTCGAGGAAATCAACTCAGACTTCTCTTGCCCCGTTTGTTTTAATGTAATTGCAGAGGCATATATCACAAAATGTGGCCATACCTACTGCTATGAGTGTATAAAAAAGTCATTAGAAATAGCTAAGAGGTGCccaaaatgcaattttgccATAACCCTGGAAGACGTGTTTCCTAACTTCCTATTGAACgatctcattaaaaaatataaagctaAGGCTAATGCTTGTGAAGCATTGACAGTGAATAGGGACAGTTCGGGTGAATTTAGTACTGGGGCTGATGATTTACGGGAGTTTGTAGCGCTGGAATCCCAGAACTTATCGCTTCCAGATGTCAATGTTATGTTGGAAGTTCTCACACAGAGAAAGCAGTTGTTAGAGGCCGAATCCGTTGCTCTGCAAAACCGCCTGCTGTTGGAATTTCTGAGGCATTTGCTTAAAGACAAGAAAGAGAAACAATCGCAGATTGCCAAGGAAATGTCCGTTATAGAAAAGGACATTCTAGAG GTAACGACTAAGTTGAAAGATGTTCACAATAAGTGTCCCACTTTGGAGGATGTGGAGAGAACGTCGGCTGCAGCTTCCGAGTTGGACGCTATCGCTGCCAGTGCTCTGAAGAAGGAGATGATGCAGATGCTCGACAATGTGGCTCCCACAA tattttttacaaaaaacaaagATGAAGCCCGTCCGCCAGAACCACCTTCGAGATTCTCCACGACGCTGGCAATTCGCCGCAAACGCATGTACGCTTATTTCGACGACTTCGTTTCGTCttattttagctgtaaatCCAGAGATATactatttggaaaagttgatAAAAGCAAACCCGGTTCGCAGACAGACGATTCTTTGGATCAATTTCGAGAGagtttaatcaaattttcgaCTTACAGTGCGTTACGGTTGATGACTTCTTTGAATTATTCGAATGACTTGTTTAATAATTCCACTATAGTGTCCAGTATCGAATTCGACAAAGACAGTGAGTATTTCGCGATTGCGGGAGTGACAAAACGGATAAAGGTTTTtgatttcgaaaatgtaattaagGATGTGGTGAACATGCATTATCCATGTCTGGAAATGACGTCGAGGTCGAAGATCTCTTGCATCAGCTGGCACAGTTATCACAAAAACATGCTTGCGTCTAGTGATTACGAGGGGATGGTGACCATTTGGGATGCTTCTACCGGCCAAAGGACCAAAACCTATCAGGAACATGAGAAGAGGTGTTGGAGCGTTGATTTTAATTCTGTTGATACGAGGCTGATAGCGTCGG GCTCAGACGACGCCAAAGTGAAACTCTACTCCCTAAACGAAGAACACTCTGTGGCAACTTTGGAAGCTAAAGCCAACGTTTGTTGCGTTAAGTTTAACCCAAATAGTTCCTCCCAATTGGCGTTTGGAAGCGCTGACCATGGTGTCCATTACTACGACCTCCGTAACATGAAGGAACCCGTTCACGTTTTCAAGGCACATAAGAAGGCTGTTAGTTACGTAAAATTCCTGGACGCGGAACATATTGTTTCCGCTTCCACAGATTCCCACCTGAAATTGTGGAACGTCGAAACGCCCTTTTGTTTGCGGTCATTTGTGGGACACATCAACGAAAAGAATTTTGTGGGGCTTGCTACGGACGGTGATTTTATTGCGTGCGGATCTGAAAATAACTCCTTGTACGTGTACTACAAGGGGTTGAGCAAAAGGCTGTGTCAGTACAAGTTCGAAACTGTCGAAGGCGTTTTGGAACCGGAGAGGAGAGAGGACGACAGCAACGAATTTGTTTCTGCGGTATGCTGGAAGCAAGATTCTAACATCATTTTGGCTGCTAACAGTAGGGGAATCATAAATGTCTTAGAAATGgtgtaa
- the LOC136340685 gene encoding E3 ubiquitin-protein ligase COP1-like isoform X1, whose protein sequence is MSASRDARPAATPTQSGSTIGPHRGSVRTPKRPRPQAEIFEEINSDFSCPVCFNVIAEAYITKCGHTYCYECIKKSLEIAKRCPKCNFAITLEDVFPNFLLNDLIKKYKAKANACEALTVNRDSSGEFSTGADDLREFVALESQNLSLPDVNVMLEVLTQRKQLLEAESVALQNRLLLEFLRHLLKDKKEKQSQIAKEMSVIEKDILEVTTKLKDVHNKCPTLEDVERTSAAASELDAIAASALKKEMMQMLDNVAPTSKPLNNEIVLMLQVLLLSSVFFTKNKDEARPPEPPSRFSTTLAIRRKRMYAYFDDFVSSYFSCKSRDILFGKVDKSKPGSQTDDSLDQFRESLIKFSTYSALRLMTSLNYSNDLFNNSTIVSSIEFDKDSEYFAIAGVTKRIKVFDFENVIKDVVNMHYPCLEMTSRSKISCISWHSYHKNMLASSDYEGMVTIWDASTGQRTKTYQEHEKRCWSVDFNSVDTRLIASGSDDAKVKLYSLNEEHSVATLEAKANVCCVKFNPNSSSQLAFGSADHGVHYYDLRNMKEPVHVFKAHKKAVSYVKFLDAEHIVSASTDSHLKLWNVETPFCLRSFVGHINEKNFVGLATDGDFIACGSENNSLYVYYKGLSKRLCQYKFETVEGVLEPERREDDSNEFVSAVCWKQDSNIILAANSRGIINVLEMV, encoded by the exons ATGTCGGCAAGTCGAGATGCACGACCCGCCGCCACTCCAACTCAAAGTGGAAGCACCATTGGGCCGCATCGAGGTTCTGTGCGAACGCCCAAAAGGCCTCGACCACAAGCCGAGATATTCGAGGAAATCAACTCAGACTTCTCTTGCCCCGTTTGTTTTAATGTAATTGCAGAGGCATATATCACAAAATGTGGCCATACCTACTGCTATGAGTGTATAAAAAAGTCATTAGAAATAGCTAAGAGGTGCccaaaatgcaattttgccATAACCCTGGAAGACGTGTTTCCTAACTTCCTATTGAACgatctcattaaaaaatataaagctaAGGCTAATGCTTGTGAAGCATTGACAGTGAATAGGGACAGTTCGGGTGAATTTAGTACTGGGGCTGATGATTTACGGGAGTTTGTAGCGCTGGAATCCCAGAACTTATCGCTTCCAGATGTCAATGTTATGTTGGAAGTTCTCACACAGAGAAAGCAGTTGTTAGAGGCCGAATCCGTTGCTCTGCAAAACCGCCTGCTGTTGGAATTTCTGAGGCATTTGCTTAAAGACAAGAAAGAGAAACAATCGCAGATTGCCAAGGAAATGTCCGTTATAGAAAAGGACATTCTAGAG GTAACGACTAAGTTGAAAGATGTTCACAATAAGTGTCCCACTTTGGAGGATGTGGAGAGAACGTCGGCTGCAGCTTCCGAGTTGGACGCTATCGCTGCCAGTGCTCTGAAGAAGGAGATGATGCAGATGCTCGACAATGTGGCTCCCACAAGTAAGCCACTTAACAACGAAATCGTTTTAATGCTGCAAGTTCTCCTTCTTTCATCagtattttttacaaaaaacaaagATGAAGCCCGTCCGCCAGAACCACCTTCGAGATTCTCCACGACGCTGGCAATTCGCCGCAAACGCATGTACGCTTATTTCGACGACTTCGTTTCGTCttattttagctgtaaatCCAGAGATATactatttggaaaagttgatAAAAGCAAACCCGGTTCGCAGACAGACGATTCTTTGGATCAATTTCGAGAGagtttaatcaaattttcgaCTTACAGTGCGTTACGGTTGATGACTTCTTTGAATTATTCGAATGACTTGTTTAATAATTCCACTATAGTGTCCAGTATCGAATTCGACAAAGACAGTGAGTATTTCGCGATTGCGGGAGTGACAAAACGGATAAAGGTTTTtgatttcgaaaatgtaattaagGATGTGGTGAACATGCATTATCCATGTCTGGAAATGACGTCGAGGTCGAAGATCTCTTGCATCAGCTGGCACAGTTATCACAAAAACATGCTTGCGTCTAGTGATTACGAGGGGATGGTGACCATTTGGGATGCTTCTACCGGCCAAAGGACCAAAACCTATCAGGAACATGAGAAGAGGTGTTGGAGCGTTGATTTTAATTCTGTTGATACGAGGCTGATAGCGTCGG GCTCAGACGACGCCAAAGTGAAACTCTACTCCCTAAACGAAGAACACTCTGTGGCAACTTTGGAAGCTAAAGCCAACGTTTGTTGCGTTAAGTTTAACCCAAATAGTTCCTCCCAATTGGCGTTTGGAAGCGCTGACCATGGTGTCCATTACTACGACCTCCGTAACATGAAGGAACCCGTTCACGTTTTCAAGGCACATAAGAAGGCTGTTAGTTACGTAAAATTCCTGGACGCGGAACATATTGTTTCCGCTTCCACAGATTCCCACCTGAAATTGTGGAACGTCGAAACGCCCTTTTGTTTGCGGTCATTTGTGGGACACATCAACGAAAAGAATTTTGTGGGGCTTGCTACGGACGGTGATTTTATTGCGTGCGGATCTGAAAATAACTCCTTGTACGTGTACTACAAGGGGTTGAGCAAAAGGCTGTGTCAGTACAAGTTCGAAACTGTCGAAGGCGTTTTGGAACCGGAGAGGAGAGAGGACGACAGCAACGAATTTGTTTCTGCGGTATGCTGGAAGCAAGATTCTAACATCATTTTGGCTGCTAACAGTAGGGGAATCATAAATGTCTTAGAAATGgtgtaa